GGCAGCGGGTCGTCGGCCTCGCCCGGACGCTGCGCTACGTGCCTAACCGCGAGGACCTGTTCAAGGAGCACGGCGGCGGGTTCAACGCCCAGAAGAGGGCGATCGACACCGTGAACGAGGGCGAGATCCTCGTCATGGAGGCCCGCGGCGAGAAGGGCACCGGCACCATCGGGGACATCCTCGCCCTCCGGGCCCAGGTGCGCGGTGCCGCGGCGATCATCACCGACGGTGGCGTCCGGGACTTCGCGACGGTGGCCGCGATGGACATGCCCACCTTCTACGCCAACCCGCACCCCGCCGTGCTCGGTCGGCGCCACATCCCGTGGGACACCGATGTGACCATCGCCTGCGGCGGGACGACCGTCCAGCCCGGCGACATCATCGTCGCGGACGCCGATGGCATCCTCGTGATCCCGCCCGCACTCGCCGTCGAGCTCGCCGAGGACTCGGTCGCGCAGGAGCGTGAGGAGACGTTCATAGCGGAGATGGTCCGGCAGGGGCACGGCGTCGACGGCCTGTACCCGCTGAATGCCGCCTGGCGTGCACGGTACGAGGAATGGCAGGCGGGGCAGTCCGATGACTGAGGTGGCCGGGACCTCCCGGGACCTCACGGCGGAGGGCAGCAAGTCGCAGCAGGCGTACACCGCCGTGACGGCGCGGATCGTCGACGGCACCTACCCGCCCGGGCACCGCCTCGTCCTCGCGGCGATCGCGCAGGACCTCGGCGTGAGCGTGGTGCCCGTCCGGGAGGCGATCCGCCGCCTCGAGGCGGAGGGCCTGGTGACCTTCCAGCGGAACGTGGGAGCCACGGTCGCGGGGATCGACCCCACCGAGTACCTGTACACGATGCAGACCCTGAGCCTCGTCGAGGGCGCCGCGACAGCCCTGTCCGCCCCGCTCGTCGACGCCGGGGACATCGCCCGCGCCCGCGCCGTGAACGAGGAGATGCGGGCCTGCCTGGAGCACTTCGATCCCGTGCGGTTCACGCGGCTCAACCAGGACTTCCATGCCATCCTCTTCGAGCACTGCCCGAATCCGCACATCCTGGATCTCGTGCACCGCGGCTGGAACCGCCTCGCATCGCTGCGGTCCTCGACCTTCCGCTTCGTCCCCGGCCGCGCCCACGACTCCGTGGAGGAACACGAGGGCCTGCTCCGCCTCATCGAGCAGGAGGCCGACGCCGAGGCGATCGAGCGCGCGGCCCGCGCCCACCGCGGCGCCACCCTCGACGCGTACCTGGCACACGCCCAGGACACCCGTCCATGACACCTTCTGCGAGCACGCCCATGACCCCGTCCAGAACCACCGTGAGGACCCACCGATGACGACGACCGGCACCGCGACCGAGCAGTACATCCCCGAGGGGCTGCCCTCCTCCATCCAGCACTACATCGGCGGGCGTTTCGTCGACTCGGTGGACGGCGCCACGTTCGACGTGCTCGACCCCGTGTCCAACACCCCCTACGCCACCGCGGCGGCCGGGCAGCAGGAGGACATCGACCTCGCGGTCGCAGCCGCCCGGGAGGCCTTCACCAACGGGCCGTGGCCCCGCATGAAACCCCGCGAACGGGCACGGGTCCTGAACCGGATCGCCGACGCCGTCGAGGCGCAGGAGGAGCGGCTCGCCGAACTCGAGACCTTCGACACCGGCCTGCCCATCACCCAGGCCAAGGGCCAGGCGCTGCGGGCGGCCGAGAACTTCCGCTTCTTCGCGGACCTCATCGTGGCCCAGTTCGACGACGCCATGAAGGTGCCCGGCTCCCAGATCAACTACGTGAACCGGAAGCCGATCGGCGTCGCCGGGCTCATCACCCCGTGGAACACGCCCTTCATGCTGGAGTCCTGGAAGCTCGCGCCCGCGCTGGCCACGGGCAACACCGTCGTCCTGAAACCCGCCGAGTTCACCCCCCTCTCCGCCTCGCTCTGGGCGCAGATCTTCAAGGACGCGGGCCTGCCCGACGGCGTGTTCAACCTCGTCAACGGGCTCGGCGAGGAGGCCGGTGACGCCCTGGTGAAGCACCCGGACGTCCCGCTGATCTCCTTCACCGGCGAGACCACCACGGGCCAGACGATCTTCCGGAACGCCGCGGCCCACCTCAAGGGCCTCTCGATGGAGCTCGGCGGCAAATCCCCCTGCGTCGTCTTCGCGGACGCGGACATCGACGCCGCGATCGATTCGGCCCTCTTCGGGGTGTTCTCCCTCAACGGGGAACGCTGCACCGCGGGCTCACGCATCCTCGTCGAACGCCCGGTCTACGACGCGTTCTGCGAGCAGTACGCGGCACGGGCGAAGACCATCGTCGTCGGCGACCCGCACGACCCGAGGACCGAGGTGGGCGCCCTGGTGCACCCGGAGCACTTCGAGAAGGTGGCCTCCTACGTGGAGATCGGGAAGACGGAAGGCCGCCTCCTGGCCGGCGGCGGCCGTCCCGAGCACCTCCCGCACGGCAACTACATCGCCCCGACGGTCTTCGCGGACGTGGCCCCCGACGCGCGGATCTTCCAGGAGGAGATCTTCGGCCCCGTCGTCGCCATCACCCCCTTCGACACCGACGACGAGGCCCTGGCACTGGCGAACAACACGCGCTACGGGCTCGCGGCCTACGTCTGGACGAAGGACCTCACCCGCGCCCACATCTTCGCGCAGAGCGTCGAGGCCGGGATGGTGTGGCTCAACAGCCACAACGTCCGCGACCTGCGCACACCGTTCGGCGGCGTCAAGGCCTCCGGACTCGGCCACGAGGGCGGCTACCGCTCCATCGACTTCTACACGGACCAGCAGGCCGTGCACATCACGCTCGGCACCGTCCACACCCCGAAGTTCGGCAGCATCGACGCCTCCGCCGCCAACGAAGGCTGATCCGCCCTTCCGCTCACAGGAGAGAAGACCGCTATGACTGATTTCGTCCCCACCCCCACCCTGCCCGCTCCCGACATCGTGCGCTGCGCGTACATGGAGATCGTGGTGACCGATCTGGCCCGCTCCCGCGCGTTCTATGTCGACGTCCTCGGCCTGCACGTGACCGAGGAGGACGACGAGGCCATCTACCTGCGGTCCCTGGAGGAGTTCATCCACCACAACCTCGTGCTGCGGAAGGGACCGGTCGCCGCCGTCGCGGCGTTCGCGTACCGCGTGAAGTCACCGGCCGAGGTCGACGCCGCCGAGGCCTACTACAGGGAACTGGGCTGCCGCACCGAACGCCGTGCCAACGGTTTCACGAAGGGTGTCGGGGATTCCGTCCGGGTCGAGGATCCGCTGGGCTTCCCGTACGAGTTCTTCTACGACGTCGAGCACGTCGAGCGCCTCACGCAGCGCTACGATCTCTACTCGGCCGGTGAGCTGGTGCGGCTGGACCACTTCAACCAGGTCACACCGGACGTGCCCCGGGGACGGGCGTACCTGGAGGATCTCGGCTTCCGCGTCTCGGAGGACATCCAGGACGCCGAGGGCGTGACCTACGCGGTGTGGATGCACCGCAAGCAGACCGTGCACGACACCGCCCTGACCGGCGGCAACGGTCCCCGCATGCACCACGTGGCGTTCGCGACCCACGAGAAGCACAACATCATCCAGATCTGCGACAAGATGGGCGCCCTGCGGATCAGCGACCGCATCGAGCGCGGCCCCGGACGCCACGGCGTGTCCAACGCCTTCTACCTCTACATCCTGGACCCCGACGGCCACCGCATCGAGATCTACTGCCAGGACTACTACACGGGCGATCCCGACAACCCGACCATCACGTGGGACGTGCACGACAACCAGCGCCGCGACTGGTGGGGCAACCCCGTCGTACCGTCCTGGTACACCGAGGCCTCCCTCGTGCTGGACCTGGACGGCAACCCGCAACCCGTCACGGAACGCGAGGAGAAGAGCGAGATGGCCGTCACCGTCGGCGCCGACGGCTTCTCCTACACCCGCAGGGACGACGACGGCGTGGCCGAGGGCTTCAAACTCGGCGCGCAGCTGTAGCCATGCTGGACGACGCGACGATCGAGGCCATCGCCGACGAGCTGCTGGAGGCCGCCCGGACCAGGACGCCGGTGCCGCTGCTGACCGCGCGTTACCCGGGGATGACGGTGGAGGATTCCTACGCGGTCCAGCGGTTGTGGCGGCAGCGCAACGAGGACGCCGGCCGCACCCTCGTGGGCCGGAAGATCGGCCTCACCTCCCGGGCGATGCAGGCGGCGACGGGCATCACCGAACCCGACTACGGTGCGATCTTCAACGACATGGTCCTGGAGACCGGCTGCTCGGTGGCGTGGGACGCCTACACGCACCCGCGGGTCGAGGTGGAGCTCGCCTTCGTCCTCAAGGACGACCTCGCCGGGCCGGGCTGCACGATCTTCGACGTCCTCAACGCCACCGACTACGTGGTGCCGGCCCTGGAGATCCTGGACTCCCGGATCGAGATGGACGGCAGGACCATCGTGGACACCATCTCGGACAACGCTGCCATGGGCGCCATGGTCGTCGGCGGCAGGCCCGTGCGGCCCGACGCCGTGGACCTGCGCTGGGTGTCCGCGATCCTCTACAAGAACCAGGTCGTCGAGGAGACCGGGGTCGCCGCGGGGGTGCTGGATCATCCGGCGGCGGGCGTGCACTGGCTCGCCAACAAGATCGCCGCCCACGACGACACGCTCAGGGCCGGGGACATCATCCTCGCCGGATCCTTCACCCGACCCCTGTGGGTCTACGCAGGCGACACCGTGCACGCCGACTACGGGCCCCTGGGAGCCGTCACATGCCGCTTCGCCTAGCACCCACCTTCGCCCAGGCACTGGCAGGGGCCGACCGTCCGCTGGCCGGCATGTGGGTGTGCTCGGGCAGTCCGCTCGTCGCCGAGATCTGCGCCGGCGCAGGGCTGGACTGGCTGCTCATCGACGCCGAGCACAGCCCCAACGGCCTCGAATCGATCCTCGCCCAGCTCCAGGCGATCTCCGGCTACCCTGCCCAGGCCCTCGTCCGCCCGCCCGTCAACGACCCGGTGCTCATCAAGCAGTACCTCGACCTGGGCGTGCAGAACCTGCTCATCCCCATGGTCGACAGCGTCGCCGACGCGCGAGCCGCCGTCGCCGCGACCCGTTACCCGCCCGAGGGCGTCCGCGGCGTGGGGTCCGCGCTGGCTCGCGCCGCCCGCTGGAACCGGGTCCCCGACTACCTGGCCACGGCCGGCGCAACGGTCAGCGTCACCGTCCAGATCGAATCCACCACCGCCGTCGACGCCGTCGGGGACATCCTCGCGGTCGACGGCGTGGACGCCATCTTCGTCGGACCGTCGGACCTCGCCGCGTCGATGGGCCTGCTCGGCCGGCAGGAACACCCTCGGGTGCGCACAGCCGTGGAGCACTGCCTGGAAGCCGCAGCGACCGCCGGCAAACCCGCCGGCGTCAACGCCTTCACCCCCTCCACGGCCAGGAGCTACCTCGACTCCGGGGCGTCCTTCATCCTCGTCGGCGCCGACGTCGCCCTCCTGGCCCGCGGCTCCGAAGCGCTCGCCGCCGCCTTCATCCCGGCGGCCGACGACGGAACACCGGGGAGCTACTGACCTGCACTGCCGGCAGCAGATCTGCCGGCGGCAGCACGCCGTTGTCCCCCTACCGCACCGGGGCGAGGGTGGGGTCATGACCGACGAACGCAGACCCACATCCCTCGACGACACCCTCACCCAGCAGCTCATGAGCCACCGGATCCTCCTGCTCGGCACCGAACTGGACCAGGAGGGCGGCAACCGGCTGTGTACACAGCTGATGCTGCTCTCGGCCGAGGACCCGCAGCGCGACATCAGCCTGTGGATCAACTCCCCCGGCGGGTCGGTGCCCGCGATGCTCGCCATCCGCGACGTCATGCGTCTGATCCCGAACGACGTCTCCACCGTCGTCCTGGGCCTCGCCCTCAGCGCCGGGCAGTTCCTGCTCAGCGCCGGCACGCACGGCAAGCGGTTCGCGCTGCCCCACGCGCGCGTCCTGCTGCACCAGGGCTCCGGCGGGATCGGCGGCACCGCGATGGACATCGCCATCCAGGCGGAGGATCTCCGGCACACGCGCGACACCGTGCTGGGCCTCATCGCGGCGGACACCGGCCAGCCGGTCGCGCGTGTCACCGCCGACTCGCTGCGCGACCGCTGGTTCACGGCGGCCGAGGCACGGGAGTACGGCTTCGTGGACCGGATCATCGACCACCTCGACGACATCCGGCCGGGCCGGCGCCCCGCCGTCAGCCTGGGAGGCGTGCGATGAGCACCTACACCATCCCCTACGTCACGGTGCGGCACGGCAACGGCTCGCAGCAGACCCTCGACATCTACAGCAGCCTGCTCACGGAGCGCATCATCTACCTCGGCACGCCCCTCGACGACGGCGTGGCCAACGCCCTGATCGCGCAGTTGCTCCACCTGGAGTCCGCGAGCGCGTCGCTGCCGATCGACCTGTACATCAACTCGCCGGGCGGCTCGATCAGCGCGATGCTCGCCGTGTACGACGCGATGCAGTACGTCACTCCCCCGGTCCGCACCACGTGCATCGGCCAGGCGACCTTCACCGCGGCGGTCCTGCTCGCCGGCGGCGAGCGCGGGGCACGCTCCATCCTCCCGCGGGGACGCGTGGTGCTGCATCAACCGACGATCGACACGGGCAGGGGGACCATCCCCGACCTCATCCTCGAGGCCGACGAGGTGGAGCGGATCACGGCGCTCCTGGACGAGCTCCTCGCCCGGCACACGGGCAAGACCGTGGAGGACATCCGGCGGGACACCGACCGGAACCTCGTCCTCGACGCGCGGCAGGCGGTGGACTACGGGGTGGTCGACACCGTGGTCGAGTACCGGAAGACCGACCTGCCCGGGTAGGGATGCTCAGGCGGCGAGGTCCACCCGGGAGGTGCCGCCCCGCGCCATGCGGGCGGCGACGTGGGAGCTCAGCGTCCGCACCGTCACGCCGAGCGACCGGGCGATGGCCGCGAGGATCTCGGAGGAGGCGTCCTTGCGTCCGCGTTCGATCTCGGAGAGGTACTGCGGCGAGATGGCCGCACGGCCGGCGACGTCCGTGAGGCGCTCACCCCGGTCGAGGCGGAGGTCCCGCAGCACCTC
This genomic interval from Arthrobacter agilis contains the following:
- a CDS encoding GntR family transcriptional regulator, encoding MTEVAGTSRDLTAEGSKSQQAYTAVTARIVDGTYPPGHRLVLAAIAQDLGVSVVPVREAIRRLEAEGLVTFQRNVGATVAGIDPTEYLYTMQTLSLVEGAATALSAPLVDAGDIARARAVNEEMRACLEHFDPVRFTRLNQDFHAILFEHCPNPHILDLVHRGWNRLASLRSSTFRFVPGRAHDSVEEHEGLLRLIEQEADAEAIERAARAHRGATLDAYLAHAQDTRP
- a CDS encoding HpcH/HpaI aldolase family protein, giving the protein MPLRLAPTFAQALAGADRPLAGMWVCSGSPLVAEICAGAGLDWLLIDAEHSPNGLESILAQLQAISGYPAQALVRPPVNDPVLIKQYLDLGVQNLLIPMVDSVADARAAVAATRYPPEGVRGVGSALARAARWNRVPDYLATAGATVSVTVQIESTTAVDAVGDILAVDGVDAIFVGPSDLAASMGLLGRQEHPRVRTAVEHCLEAAATAGKPAGVNAFTPSTARSYLDSGASFILVGADVALLARGSEALAAAFIPAADDGTPGSY
- the hpaE gene encoding 5-carboxymethyl-2-hydroxymuconate semialdehyde dehydrogenase yields the protein MTTTGTATEQYIPEGLPSSIQHYIGGRFVDSVDGATFDVLDPVSNTPYATAAAGQQEDIDLAVAAAREAFTNGPWPRMKPRERARVLNRIADAVEAQEERLAELETFDTGLPITQAKGQALRAAENFRFFADLIVAQFDDAMKVPGSQINYVNRKPIGVAGLITPWNTPFMLESWKLAPALATGNTVVLKPAEFTPLSASLWAQIFKDAGLPDGVFNLVNGLGEEAGDALVKHPDVPLISFTGETTTGQTIFRNAAAHLKGLSMELGGKSPCVVFADADIDAAIDSALFGVFSLNGERCTAGSRILVERPVYDAFCEQYAARAKTIVVGDPHDPRTEVGALVHPEHFEKVASYVEIGKTEGRLLAGGGRPEHLPHGNYIAPTVFADVAPDARIFQEEIFGPVVAITPFDTDDEALALANNTRYGLAAYVWTKDLTRAHIFAQSVEAGMVWLNSHNVRDLRTPFGGVKASGLGHEGGYRSIDFYTDQQAVHITLGTVHTPKFGSIDASAANEG
- a CDS encoding ClpP family protease, with product MSTYTIPYVTVRHGNGSQQTLDIYSSLLTERIIYLGTPLDDGVANALIAQLLHLESASASLPIDLYINSPGGSISAMLAVYDAMQYVTPPVRTTCIGQATFTAAVLLAGGERGARSILPRGRVVLHQPTIDTGRGTIPDLILEADEVERITALLDELLARHTGKTVEDIRRDTDRNLVLDARQAVDYGVVDTVVEYRKTDLPG
- the hpaD gene encoding 3,4-dihydroxyphenylacetate 2,3-dioxygenase, whose product is MTDFVPTPTLPAPDIVRCAYMEIVVTDLARSRAFYVDVLGLHVTEEDDEAIYLRSLEEFIHHNLVLRKGPVAAVAAFAYRVKSPAEVDAAEAYYRELGCRTERRANGFTKGVGDSVRVEDPLGFPYEFFYDVEHVERLTQRYDLYSAGELVRLDHFNQVTPDVPRGRAYLEDLGFRVSEDIQDAEGVTYAVWMHRKQTVHDTALTGGNGPRMHHVAFATHEKHNIIQICDKMGALRISDRIERGPGRHGVSNAFYLYILDPDGHRIEIYCQDYYTGDPDNPTITWDVHDNQRRDWWGNPVVPSWYTEASLVLDLDGNPQPVTEREEKSEMAVTVGADGFSYTRRDDDGVAEGFKLGAQL
- a CDS encoding helix-turn-helix domain-containing protein codes for the protein MGEILYFPLQPATARRREAPPREQRRAAGPPRTPEDAGRSREPLLREAYGEVLRDLRLDRGERLTDVAGRAAISPQYLSEIERGRKDASSEILAAIARSLGVTVRTLSSHVAARMARGGTSRVDLAA
- the hpaH gene encoding 2-oxo-hept-4-ene-1,7-dioate hydratase is translated as MLDDATIEAIADELLEAARTRTPVPLLTARYPGMTVEDSYAVQRLWRQRNEDAGRTLVGRKIGLTSRAMQAATGITEPDYGAIFNDMVLETGCSVAWDAYTHPRVEVELAFVLKDDLAGPGCTIFDVLNATDYVVPALEILDSRIEMDGRTIVDTISDNAAMGAMVVGGRPVRPDAVDLRWVSAILYKNQVVEETGVAAGVLDHPAAGVHWLANKIAAHDDTLRAGDIILAGSFTRPLWVYAGDTVHADYGPLGAVTCRFA
- a CDS encoding ClpP family protease, which produces MTDERRPTSLDDTLTQQLMSHRILLLGTELDQEGGNRLCTQLMLLSAEDPQRDISLWINSPGGSVPAMLAIRDVMRLIPNDVSTVVLGLALSAGQFLLSAGTHGKRFALPHARVLLHQGSGGIGGTAMDIAIQAEDLRHTRDTVLGLIAADTGQPVARVTADSLRDRWFTAAEAREYGFVDRIIDHLDDIRPGRRPAVSLGGVR